The proteins below come from a single Acidimicrobiia bacterium genomic window:
- a CDS encoding hotdog domain-containing protein: VLEAAAYLAMIEALAPDEDAITHAFAASYLAAVGPGEELQAGAELLRRGGHLAFVSAELRSRERLIAMASVTKSLRLV; the protein is encoded by the coding sequence GTCTTGGAGGCCGCGGCCTACCTCGCCATGATCGAGGCGCTCGCGCCCGACGAGGACGCCATCACCCACGCGTTTGCGGCGTCGTACCTGGCTGCCGTGGGTCCCGGTGAGGAGCTGCAGGCGGGCGCCGAGCTCCTGCGCCGGGGTGGCCACCTGGCCTTCGTGAGTGCGGAGCTCCGAAGCCGCGAGCGATTGATCGCGATGGCCAGCGTCACCAAG